A section of the Arcobacter roscoffensis genome encodes:
- a CDS encoding D-alanine--D-alanine ligase yields the protein MKIAIVFGGVSFEHEISIVSSIAMKDVLKNELVYIFLDENREFYHIPTDVIKSKLFSSGDYKKFDKLSIAKNGFYKKGGLFSKEKPLDFDIALTLMHGGDGEDGVVASLFEFYNIPYLAPRVEACVVSSNKFLTKGYASSVDVNVVDYKYFTKGDEVKVDEFPVILKPVKLGSSIGVSIVKSKEELDYALDVAYEFDDAIIIEPFISGVKEYNLAGTKVNGEFKFSILEEPQKAEFLDFDKKYLDFSRTSKAKEIDLGEELNTKVKEAFKRIYNNLFEGSLIRCDFFVIDNEVYLNEINSIPGSMANYLFDDFNALLNEVASNLPKRKHIPISYEYVNKIHSAKGK from the coding sequence ATGAAAATAGCAATAGTTTTCGGTGGGGTAAGCTTTGAACATGAAATTTCAATTGTAAGTTCAATTGCAATGAAAGATGTTCTAAAAAATGAATTAGTTTATATATTTTTAGACGAAAATAGAGAGTTTTATCATATTCCAACAGATGTAATCAAGTCAAAACTTTTTAGTTCGGGTGATTATAAAAAGTTTGATAAATTAAGTATTGCAAAAAATGGTTTTTATAAAAAAGGTGGATTATTTTCAAAAGAAAAGCCATTAGACTTTGATATTGCTTTAACACTTATGCATGGTGGTGATGGTGAAGATGGTGTTGTGGCTTCACTTTTTGAATTCTATAACATTCCTTATTTAGCTCCAAGAGTTGAAGCTTGTGTTGTAAGTTCAAATAAATTTTTAACTAAAGGTTATGCTTCATCTGTTGATGTAAATGTAGTTGATTATAAGTATTTCACAAAAGGTGATGAAGTTAAAGTTGATGAATTTCCAGTGATTTTAAAACCTGTAAAACTAGGTAGTTCTATTGGTGTATCTATTGTAAAGTCAAAAGAAGAGTTAGACTATGCTTTAGATGTTGCTTATGAGTTTGATGATGCTATTATTATTGAACCATTTATTAGTGGTGTAAAAGAGTATAATTTAGCTGGAACAAAAGTAAATGGTGAGTTTAAATTCTCTATTTTAGAAGAACCTCAAAAAGCTGAGTTCTTAGACTTTGATAAAAAATACTTAGACTTTTCTAGAACTTCTAAAGCAAAAGAAATTGATCTTGGTGAAGAGTTAAATACAAAAGTAAAAGAGGCATTTAAAAGAATCTATAACAACTTATTTGAAGGTTCATTAATCAGATGTGACTTTTTTGTTATTGACAATGAAGTTTACTTAAATGAGATTAACTCAATTCCTGGATCTATGGCAAACTATTTATTTGATGATTTCAATGCTTTATTAAATGAAGTAGCTTCAAATCTTCCAAAAAGAAAACATATACCAATTTCATATGAGTATGTAAATAAAATTCATAGTGCAAAAGGTAAGTAG
- the ruvA gene encoding Holliday junction branch migration protein RuvA, with amino-acid sequence MIVGLEGKITKKEPTLLNINVNGIIYEVNVSINCSQKITSNEISLHITQIIREDAHTLYGFLDPNEKKLFDTVIKINGVGPKVALAICSTFTPSSFSQIVTDNDVSMLKRVPGIGPKGASRILVELSGFIVDGDDSSEDNLAASASLEAALALESLGFKKDMVSKILKTCKGTNTSELVKEALKKLQK; translated from the coding sequence ATGATTGTAGGTCTTGAAGGAAAAATAACTAAAAAAGAGCCCACATTATTAAACATAAATGTAAATGGTATAATATACGAAGTTAACGTATCTATTAACTGTTCTCAAAAGATAACATCTAATGAGATTTCACTGCACATAACTCAAATAATAAGAGAAGATGCCCATACTCTTTATGGCTTTTTAGACCCAAATGAAAAGAAGCTTTTTGACACTGTAATCAAAATCAATGGAGTAGGTCCAAAAGTAGCACTAGCAATTTGTTCAACTTTTACTCCTAGTTCTTTCTCTCAAATTGTAACAGACAATGATGTTTCAATGTTAAAAAGAGTTCCAGGAATCGGTCCAAAAGGTGCAAGTAGAATCTTAGTAGAATTATCAGGATTTATTGTAGATGGTGATGACTCTAGTGAAGATAATTTAGCAGCATCAGCTTCTCTTGAAGCAGCACTTGCTTTAGAATCTTTAGGCTTTAAAAAAGATATGGTTTCAAAAATATTAAAAACTTGTAAGGGTACAAATACAAGTGAGTTAGTAAAAGAAGCTCTTAAAAAATTACAAAAATAA
- a CDS encoding thiamine-phosphate kinase — translation MNKEDYFIKQFSNSKFIGDDAAVVGKWSYSMDAFFENVHFKKEWMSLRQIAYKSMIVNISDAIAMNSYPKYALLTVAIPKSYSNDELKDLAKGFKKAAKEFDIEIIGGDTIANEKLDISITIISKIKNPIYRNGVKKDDLVCFTGDLGSCKKDLEKLFKNKKVSKNSKFIKPKLSADFFYEASKYINASLDISDGLFFELERLSKQSKLGFEFFEKISDEIGTSGEEYEILFTFEEKNRKKIEKIAKKHGVKLNIFAKAIKGKYRTKVKNHHF, via the coding sequence ATGAATAAAGAAGATTATTTTATAAAACAGTTTTCAAATAGTAAATTTATTGGTGATGATGCTGCTGTTGTGGGTAAGTGGTCATACTCAATGGATGCATTTTTTGAAAATGTTCATTTCAAAAAAGAGTGGATGAGCTTAAGACAAATAGCTTATAAGTCTATGATAGTTAATATTTCAGATGCAATTGCTATGAACTCATATCCTAAGTATGCACTACTTACTGTTGCTATCCCAAAATCCTATTCAAATGATGAACTAAAAGATTTAGCAAAAGGCTTTAAAAAAGCAGCAAAAGAGTTTGATATAGAGATTATTGGTGGAGATACTATTGCTAATGAAAAACTTGATATCTCTATCACAATAATATCAAAAATCAAAAATCCTATTTATAGAAATGGTGTAAAAAAAGATGATTTAGTTTGCTTTACAGGTGATTTAGGAAGCTGTAAAAAAGATTTGGAAAAACTTTTTAAAAATAAAAAAGTGTCAAAAAACTCAAAGTTTATCAAGCCCAAGTTAAGTGCTGACTTTTTTTATGAGGCTTCAAAATATATAAATGCTTCATTAGATATATCAGATGGTTTATTTTTTGAGTTAGAAAGATTATCAAAGCAAAGTAAGCTTGGATTTGAATTTTTTGAAAAAATAAGTGATGAGATTGGAACTTCAGGTGAAGAGTATGAAATACTTTTCACTTTTGAAGAAAAAAATAGAAAAAAAATAGAAAAAATAGCCAAAAAACATGGTGTAAAATTAAATATATTTGCAAAAGCAATAAAAGGTAAATATAGAACAAAAGTTAAAAATCACCATTTTTAA
- a CDS encoding class II SORL domain-containing protein, with the protein MPKINKYVDIDTVEREAKKDLIDRHSPFIHCAETAKQGEPFEVTVKMGNEYTHPDDFDHYIESVSLFNGETLLAKATYVPGTLGNVKAHNTTTFTVIPTGKKLNLVAHGYCTKHGIWEGTPVEVAVEA; encoded by the coding sequence ATGCCAAAAATTAATAAATATGTTGACATCGACACTGTTGAAAGAGAAGCAAAAAAAGATTTAATTGATAGACACTCACCATTCATCCACTGTGCTGAAACTGCAAAGCAAGGTGAACCATTTGAAGTAACTGTAAAAATGGGTAACGAGTATACTCACCCAGATGATTTCGATCACTACATTGAGTCTGTATCATTATTCAACGGTGAAACTTTATTAGCAAAAGCTACTTACGTTCCAGGAACTTTAGGAAACGTTAAAGCTCATAATACAACAACTTTTACTGTTATTCCAACTGGTAAAAAATTAAACTTAGTAGCTCATGGTTACTGTACTAAGCACGGAATTTGGGAAGGTACACCTGTAGAAGTAGCTGTAGAAGCTTAA
- a CDS encoding alpha/beta fold hydrolase, which produces MAKKSIKVDNKEYEISYDLVNPSAKVDFVVLHGWGSNKEIMKNSFSSYLKDYRHIYIDMPGFGKSPTSYELTTHLYAKILEEFLSQLNSSKDIIAGHSYGGKVATLLKPKYLVLLSSAGILEEKAFDVKVKIAISKFFNSIGLGGITKAFRSKDVNTMSENMYATFKNVVNEDFRANFKAFENQALIFWGEKDTATSLDSGKKIASLINNSTFISYDGDHYFFAKNAKDICERIENAIP; this is translated from the coding sequence TTGGCAAAAAAAAGTATAAAAGTAGATAATAAAGAGTATGAAATCTCTTATGATTTAGTAAACCCAAGTGCAAAAGTAGATTTTGTTGTTTTGCATGGTTGGGGTTCAAATAAGGAGATTATGAAAAACTCTTTTAGTTCATATTTAAAAGATTACAGACATATCTATATTGATATGCCAGGCTTTGGAAAAAGTCCTACATCTTATGAACTTACTACACATTTATACGCCAAAATACTAGAAGAGTTTTTGTCTCAATTAAACTCTTCAAAAGATATCATAGCCGGTCATTCTTATGGTGGAAAAGTAGCTACACTTTTAAAGCCTAAGTATTTAGTTCTTTTAAGTAGTGCTGGTATTTTAGAAGAGAAAGCTTTTGATGTAAAAGTAAAAATTGCTATTTCTAAATTCTTTAACTCTATAGGTTTAGGTGGTATTACAAAAGCTTTTAGAAGTAAAGACGTAAATACTATGAGTGAAAACATGTATGCAACATTTAAAAATGTTGTAAACGAAGATTTTAGAGCAAATTTCAAAGCTTTTGAAAATCAAGCTTTAATCTTTTGGGGAGAGAAAGATACAGCCACTTCCTTAGATTCTGGTAAAAAAATAGCCTCTTTAATAAATAACTCAACATTTATATCATATGATGGTGACCATTACTTCTTTGCAAAAAATGCAAAAGATATTTGTGAGAGAATAGAAAATGCAATACCTTGA
- the truD gene encoding tRNA pseudouridine(13) synthase TruD, giving the protein MEQLQRYLNHAKIDVVFKQTKDDFVVTEVPLYEFSGEGEHLILKIRKKDLSTWDAVEIISNHVGCKVRDIGYAGLKDKNAMTIQSISLHKSFEEKINNFEHPNIKILEKTYHNNKIKVGHLKGNKFFIRLKRVNLVDQRKIEQALSSIVTLGMPNYFGFQRFGIEGDNYKKGKDIIDGKLKEKRRNLKQMYINAYQSHLFNSWLSKRIEISKLVEAFEPKEIYEKLNLPLDVVKEMKKQKHPLKLITGDLLSHYPFGKIFTIEDLETESNKFYERDRVPTGLLAGKRVKNSEGLAYEIEKEFDAKTLQDGARRFAWVFPDEVESNYKEDKNWMELQFYLPKGSYATELIAEIIH; this is encoded by the coding sequence TTGGAACAATTACAAAGATATTTAAATCATGCAAAAATTGATGTGGTATTTAAACAAACAAAAGATGACTTCGTAGTAACAGAAGTGCCTTTATATGAGTTTTCAGGTGAGGGTGAACATCTTATTTTAAAAATAAGAAAAAAAGACTTATCTACTTGGGATGCAGTTGAGATTATCTCAAATCATGTTGGATGTAAAGTAAGAGATATTGGTTATGCAGGATTAAAAGATAAAAATGCAATGACAATTCAGTCTATTTCTCTTCATAAAAGTTTTGAAGAAAAAATAAATAATTTTGAACATCCAAATATTAAGATTTTAGAAAAAACTTACCATAACAACAAAATAAAAGTAGGACACTTAAAAGGAAATAAATTTTTTATTAGATTAAAAAGAGTAAATCTTGTTGATCAAAGAAAAATTGAACAAGCTTTAAGTAGTATTGTTACTCTTGGTATGCCAAACTACTTTGGTTTTCAAAGATTTGGTATTGAAGGTGACAATTACAAAAAAGGTAAAGATATTATTGATGGTAAACTAAAAGAGAAAAGAAGAAACCTAAAACAGATGTATATTAATGCATATCAAAGTCATCTTTTTAACTCTTGGCTTTCAAAAAGAATAGAAATATCTAAACTTGTAGAAGCTTTTGAACCAAAAGAAATTTATGAAAAATTAAATTTACCACTTGATGTTGTAAAAGAAATGAAAAAGCAAAAACACCCACTAAAGCTAATTACTGGGGATTTACTATCTCATTATCCTTTCGGAAAAATTTTCACTATTGAGGATTTAGAAACAGAATCTAATAAATTCTATGAAAGAGATAGAGTACCAACTGGACTTTTAGCTGGTAAAAGAGTTAAAAACAGTGAAGGCTTAGCTTATGAAATAGAAAAAGAGTTTGATGCTAAAACTTTACAAGATGGTGCAAGAAGATTTGCTTGGGTTTTCCCTGATGAAGTTGAGAGTAATTATAAAGAAGATAAAAACTGGATGGAGTTACAATTTTATCTTCCAAAAGGTTCTTATGCAACTGAGCTAATAGCAGAAATAATCCACTAG
- a CDS encoding EAL domain-containing protein — protein MQRLNFKLLMLLALSFGVFILALNLKKDLDKFNKDYNKLAENIYKIKYNVTSHLQEIKNSIIFLHYNNDNIVEKIKENRTFIENINYEENYPKTFNLISSFQLEYRHFEELTYDFMRKNAKVKNSLTNLKRSIKNRDDFSVEYSTKLIDIVSEFMLLNSSFDLKTNIDKKLYNYFKNHERVEESSFELIFIHIDLLYRNIPQLKELLEELQETRLIYINEQMFESLEKESKVLRDKVQLKFYVVLFAYLLSIVLILYYIDKSRKDTQNIIKLKNKNEKNLLFDDLTGLLNRTSYSLDSKDKNNSIILIDIIDFNKVNSLIGYEGGDFLLKDVAKFLDKRFEKVYRVGVDHFAILFNDKAIKELVSISQDLLSQLDNNKFVYKSIEVPVSLNIGISNIQSYLKNAEIAISKSKNSYERVNVYSKEMNEKEDTLKNFSMLAKVKQAIENDKIRPFFQGIVDLQTKEIVKYEALVRLIDENEKAISPYFFLDITKKSKLYPEITKIVIKKSIEFINLRKQAVSINLSYQDIIDSKTLEYIYTTLSNNKEVASYITFEMLESDEIDSYEYVYDFIEKIKSYGCKLAIDDFGSGYSNFTQLFNMKPDIVKIDGSLIKDINTNQNSKNIVEAIINLSKKSGIQTVAEFIDNKEVEQTVLSLGANMAQGFYYAKPEDLLEDIKKGKS, from the coding sequence ATGCAAAGGTTAAATTTTAAACTATTAATGCTTCTTGCTTTATCCTTTGGGGTATTTATCCTTGCTTTAAATTTGAAAAAAGATTTGGATAAATTTAATAAAGATTATAATAAATTAGCTGAAAATATTTATAAAATAAAATACAATGTTACAAGTCATCTTCAAGAGATAAAAAACTCTATAATCTTTCTTCATTACAATAATGATAATATAGTAGAAAAAATAAAAGAGAATCGAACTTTTATTGAAAATATTAATTATGAAGAAAACTATCCAAAAACTTTTAATTTAATATCAAGTTTTCAGTTAGAGTATAGACATTTTGAAGAACTCACTTATGATTTTATGAGAAAAAATGCAAAGGTAAAAAACTCTCTTACAAATCTAAAAAGAAGTATAAAGAATAGAGATGATTTCAGTGTTGAATACTCAACAAAATTAATAGATATAGTTTCAGAATTTATGTTATTAAACAGTTCTTTTGATTTAAAAACAAATATAGATAAAAAGCTTTATAACTATTTTAAAAATCATGAAAGAGTAGAGGAGTCTAGTTTTGAATTGATATTTATTCATATTGATTTACTTTATAGAAATATACCTCAATTAAAAGAGTTATTAGAAGAACTACAGGAAACAAGACTTATTTATATAAATGAACAAATGTTTGAAAGCTTAGAAAAAGAGTCAAAAGTTCTACGAGATAAAGTACAGCTTAAATTTTACGTGGTTCTTTTTGCTTATCTTTTATCAATAGTTTTAATTCTTTATTATATTGATAAGTCAAGAAAAGATACGCAAAATATAATCAAACTAAAAAATAAAAATGAAAAAAATCTTTTATTTGATGACTTAACAGGATTATTAAATAGAACATCTTATTCTCTTGATTCTAAAGATAAAAACAACTCAATAATCTTAATAGATATAATTGATTTTAATAAAGTAAATTCACTTATAGGATATGAAGGTGGTGATTTTTTATTAAAAGATGTTGCAAAATTTTTAGACAAAAGGTTTGAGAAAGTATATAGAGTGGGGGTTGATCATTTTGCTATTTTATTTAATGATAAAGCAATTAAAGAGTTAGTATCAATATCACAAGATTTACTAAGTCAACTAGATAATAATAAATTTGTATATAAATCTATTGAAGTTCCAGTTAGTTTAAATATAGGAATTTCAAATATTCAATCATATTTAAAAAATGCAGAAATAGCAATATCTAAATCAAAGAATAGTTATGAAAGAGTTAATGTTTATAGTAAAGAAATGAATGAAAAAGAGGATACTTTAAAAAACTTCTCAATGCTTGCAAAGGTTAAACAAGCAATTGAAAATGATAAAATAAGGCCTTTTTTCCAAGGAATTGTAGATTTACAAACAAAAGAAATTGTAAAATATGAGGCTTTAGTAAGACTTATTGACGAAAATGAAAAAGCAATTAGCCCATATTTTTTTCTTGATATTACAAAAAAATCTAAACTTTATCCAGAGATTACAAAAATAGTTATCAAAAAAAGTATTGAGTTTATAAACCTAAGAAAACAAGCAGTTTCAATAAACTTATCATATCAAGATATAATTGATTCAAAAACCTTAGAGTATATATATACAACTTTATCAAATAATAAAGAAGTTGCTTCATACATAACTTTTGAGATGTTAGAAAGTGATGAAATAGATAGTTATGAGTATGTTTATGATTTTATAGAAAAGATCAAGTCCTATGGCTGTAAGTTAGCTATTGATGACTTTGGTAGTGGATACTCTAACTTTACGCAACTATTTAATATGAAGCCAGATATTGTAAAAATAGACGGAAGTTTGATAAAAGATATAAATACAAATCAAAACTCAAAAAATATAGTAGAAGCCATAATAAACCTATCTAAAAAAAGTGGTATTCAAACAGTTGCTGAGTTTATAGATAATAAAGAAGTCGAACAAACAGTATTAAGTCTTGGAGCAAATATGGCACAAGGTTTTTACTATGCTAAACCGGAGGATCTTTTAGAAGATATAAAAAAAGGCAAAAGCTAA
- a CDS encoding methyl-accepting chemotaxis protein: MFDLVTKKISNKIIFSLLVLLTISTLTIVYFSTKEVSRNTIENTKENLEMLNAAMFQSLRNAMNTGDPAQIKKAEEDAREIKGVKNLTVAKSKPLMEMYPNPGYEYTTDSEILKTFETKKPLLLETDDESGHNLRMVKPMVATQECLLCHANQAKGDVIGVMDLTFSLDEADDEIWDLLIHILVVATIAGWITILFVFFIVKRATNTIGDLKTGFQKLLESNDPTITLDVQSKDEVGEVADLFNAYMAKVRAGLKKDEVVIEEANDILEKTASGFFVYQVESTASNPHVENLKNQLNAMILHTKETLDKINETLRKYSESKFDYRIDDKGIYGDLGSLASGIKLVGNNTSEILAMIMNTGDSLNENTKTLSGASHNLSASSNQQAASLEETAAALEQITANIQSNTQATVRMSQLAQSVTNSAKKGESLANRTAGAMDEINTEVSSINEAIEVIDQIAFQTNILSLNAAVEAATAGEAGKGFAVVAQEVRNLASRSAEAAKEIKEIVELATNKAQEGKNISDEMIEGYKELNGNIANTTVTIEEVANASKEQERGIVQINDAINTLDQATQKNAQVAGEISHMAENISTMSNSLVTAASRASFLKESLNKVCDVDLVYDTAELKVDLLTRKDDTYSKLGTYNSWKVPEDTNLKNWCEKHKVSGKKQNHDTMNELSILTDNFRSSLQALVDANANKEDNSSLNQKAKEVEITTLKIFGNLNHLKEDACKK, from the coding sequence ATGTTTGATTTAGTAACAAAGAAGATTAGTAATAAAATCATATTTTCACTTTTGGTTTTACTTACTATAAGTACATTAACAATTGTATATTTCAGTACAAAAGAAGTTAGTAGAAATACAATTGAAAATACAAAAGAAAACTTGGAAATGTTAAACGCAGCAATGTTCCAAAGTTTAAGAAATGCGATGAATACTGGTGACCCTGCTCAAATTAAAAAAGCAGAAGAAGATGCAAGAGAAATTAAAGGTGTAAAAAATTTAACCGTAGCAAAAAGTAAACCTTTAATGGAAATGTACCCAAACCCTGGATATGAGTATACCACTGATTCAGAAATACTAAAAACATTTGAAACTAAAAAACCTTTATTACTAGAAACAGATGATGAAAGTGGACATAATTTAAGAATGGTTAAACCAATGGTTGCAACACAAGAATGTTTGTTATGTCATGCCAACCAAGCCAAAGGTGATGTTATTGGTGTTATGGATTTAACATTCTCACTAGATGAAGCTGATGATGAAATCTGGGATTTACTAATTCATATTTTAGTTGTAGCTACAATTGCTGGATGGATAACGATTTTATTTGTATTCTTTATAGTAAAAAGAGCTACAAATACAATAGGTGATTTAAAAACGGGATTCCAAAAACTACTTGAATCAAATGATCCAACAATTACACTTGATGTTCAATCAAAAGATGAAGTGGGTGAAGTTGCTGATTTATTTAATGCTTACATGGCAAAAGTTAGAGCTGGACTTAAAAAAGATGAAGTTGTTATTGAAGAAGCAAATGATATTTTAGAGAAAACTGCTAGTGGATTCTTTGTTTATCAAGTTGAAAGTACTGCTTCTAACCCTCATGTTGAAAACTTAAAAAATCAATTAAATGCAATGATTTTACATACAAAAGAAACACTTGATAAAATCAACGAAACTCTTAGAAAATATTCTGAGTCTAAATTTGATTATAGAATTGATGACAAAGGTATTTATGGAGATTTAGGTTCTCTTGCATCAGGAATTAAATTAGTTGGAAACAATACATCTGAAATTTTAGCAATGATTATGAATACAGGTGATTCATTAAATGAAAATACTAAAACCCTATCAGGAGCTTCTCATAATCTATCAGCTTCATCAAATCAACAAGCAGCATCATTAGAAGAAACAGCAGCAGCCTTAGAGCAAATAACTGCTAATATTCAATCAAACACACAAGCAACAGTTAGAATGTCACAACTTGCACAAAGTGTTACAAACTCTGCTAAAAAAGGTGAAAGCTTAGCTAATAGAACAGCAGGAGCAATGGATGAAATAAATACTGAAGTTAGCTCTATCAATGAAGCTATTGAAGTAATTGATCAAATAGCATTCCAAACAAATATTCTTTCATTAAATGCAGCTGTTGAAGCAGCAACTGCTGGTGAAGCTGGAAAAGGTTTTGCTGTCGTTGCTCAAGAAGTAAGAAATCTAGCTTCAAGAAGTGCAGAAGCAGCTAAAGAGATTAAAGAGATAGTTGAACTAGCTACAAATAAAGCCCAAGAAGGTAAAAATATATCTGATGAAATGATAGAAGGATATAAAGAGTTAAATGGGAACATTGCTAATACAACTGTGACTATTGAAGAAGTCGCAAATGCTTCAAAAGAGCAAGAAAGAGGTATTGTTCAAATAAATGATGCGATTAATACACTTGATCAAGCCACACAAAAAAATGCACAAGTTGCAGGTGAGATTTCACATATGGCTGAAAATATTTCAACTATGTCAAATTCATTAGTAACAGCAGCATCAAGAGCTTCTTTCTTAAAAGAGTCTTTAAATAAAGTTTGTGATGTGGATTTAGTTTATGATACTGCTGAATTAAAAGTAGACTTACTTACAAGAAAAGATGATACATACTCTAAACTTGGAACTTATAACTCTTGGAAGGTACCAGAAGATACAAATCTTAAAAACTGGTGTGAAAAGCATAAGGTATCAGGTAAAAAACAAAACCATGATACTATGAATGAATTAAGTATTTTAACAGATAATTTTAGATCATCTCTTCAAGCTTTAGTTGATGCTAATGCAAATAAAGAAGATAATTCTAGTTTAAATCAAAAGGCAAAAGAAGTAGAGATTACAACACTTAAAATATTTGGTAATTTAAATCATCTAAAAGAAGATGCTTGTAAGAAATAA
- a CDS encoding HIT family protein yields the protein MEHLYAPWRYSYVSEEKIEGCVFCHISKNLDDENLQVLFHDEYCFVVMNKFPYSPGHMMVIPHFHTDKIEDLDDKTWEVMSVRVRQGVKLLKETMSCEGVNIGMNLGKAAGAGIEQHVHYHMLPRWLGDTNFISSIAGNRVYPANFDEIFNKLKNSASKYFV from the coding sequence ATGGAACACTTATATGCACCTTGGAGATACTCTTATGTTAGTGAGGAAAAGATTGAAGGTTGTGTTTTTTGTCATATTTCAAAAAACTTAGATGATGAAAACCTACAAGTTTTATTTCATGATGAGTATTGTTTTGTGGTAATGAATAAGTTTCCATACTCACCTGGTCATATGATGGTTATACCTCATTTTCATACTGATAAAATTGAAGACTTAGATGACAAAACTTGGGAAGTTATGAGTGTTCGTGTTAGACAAGGTGTAAAGCTGCTAAAAGAGACAATGTCTTGTGAGGGAGTAAATATAGGAATGAATTTAGGAAAAGCTGCTGGTGCAGGAATAGAGCAGCATGTACACTATCATATGCTTCCAAGATGGCTTGGAGATACTAACTTTATAAGTTCAATTGCTGGAAATAGAGTTTATCCTGCTAATTTTGATGAGATTTTTAACAAATTAAAAAATAGTGCTTCAAAATATTTCGTATAA
- a CDS encoding Mur ligase family protein: MQYLEYFNIFTHIVLIMSLGWYLITNLQWYNYKIERVVLKHHKWQWHITYFLAPIVLFYLIPELYYAIYFYALYLVSFVLWNKKLDKPLVLTARVKRFLTILLFTTFVLTALCLASLECSNKFIFAPLLLAYGISTILEKIFFISFKHKAKQRYENIRGLKTVAITASFGKTSIKNFLYHVIKNKFKTYKTPRSVNTMGGIVLDVNRDLPDDTQVYIAEAGARVKGDIEEITMFLEPQLCVVGTIGEAHIEYFKTIDNIIHTKMELLKSPKMEMGFVHESTHIKDYDTITKFPNGLHVTKSDLNGIWFDVEINGEMEHFHAPVLGSFNAVNLTAVILVAHHLGMSIDEIKLALQDLPQVEHRLQKIEAGGKVIIDDSFNGNIEGMLEGINICSSYAGRKVIITPGLVESTDEANMLLANAINEKFDYAIITGDLNSHLLSSNIDEDKVFILKDKSKMEETLAEKTRSGDLILFANDAPNFI, encoded by the coding sequence ATGCAATACCTTGAATATTTTAATATATTTACACATATAGTTTTAATAATGAGTTTAGGTTGGTATCTTATTACTAACCTTCAATGGTACAACTACAAAATAGAAAGAGTTGTTTTAAAGCACCACAAATGGCAGTGGCATATCACTTACTTCCTAGCTCCAATTGTTCTATTTTATTTAATTCCTGAACTTTATTATGCTATTTATTTTTATGCATTATACTTAGTTAGTTTTGTATTATGGAATAAAAAACTAGATAAGCCCTTGGTTTTAACTGCAAGGGTAAAGAGATTTTTAACAATACTTCTTTTTACAACTTTTGTATTAACAGCGCTTTGTTTAGCAAGTTTAGAATGTTCAAATAAGTTTATATTTGCACCACTTCTTTTAGCTTATGGTATTTCTACTATTTTAGAGAAGATATTTTTTATCTCTTTTAAGCATAAAGCAAAACAAAGATATGAAAATATTAGAGGTTTAAAAACAGTTGCTATTACAGCATCATTTGGAAAAACTTCAATCAAAAACTTTTTATATCATGTAATCAAGAATAAGTTTAAAACATATAAAACACCAAGATCTGTAAATACAATGGGTGGTATAGTCTTAGATGTAAATAGAGATTTACCTGATGATACACAAGTTTATATTGCAGAAGCAGGGGCAAGAGTAAAAGGTGACATTGAAGAAATTACAATGTTCTTAGAACCGCAACTTTGTGTAGTAGGAACTATTGGTGAAGCTCATATTGAGTACTTTAAAACTATAGATAATATTATTCATACAAAAATGGAACTTTTAAAATCTCCAAAAATGGAAATGGGATTTGTTCATGAATCAACTCATATAAAAGATTATGACACAATTACAAAGTTTCCAAACGGTTTACATGTTACAAAAAGTGATTTAAACGGTATATGGTTTGATGTAGAAATTAATGGCGAAATGGAACATTTCCATGCGCCAGTTCTAGGAAGTTTTAATGCTGTAAATTTAACAGCTGTAATTCTAGTAGCTCATCATTTAGGTATGAGTATAGATGAGATTAAATTAGCTCTTCAAGACTTACCTCAAGTTGAACACAGACTTCAAAAGATAGAAGCAGGCGGTAAAGTAATCATTGATGATTCATTTAATGGAAATATTGAAGGAATGCTTGAAGGTATAAATATTTGTTCTTCATATGCTGGAAGAAAAGTGATTATAACTCCTGGATTAGTCGAGTCAACAGATGAAGCAAATATGCTACTTGCAAATGCAATTAATGAAAAATTTGATTATGCAATTATTACAGGTGATTTAAACTCTCATTTACTAAGCTCAAATATTGATGAAGATAAAGTATTTATCTTAAAAGATAAATCAAAAATGGAAGAAACTTTGGCAGAAAAAACAAGATCAGGTGATTTAATTCTTTTTGCTAATGATGCCCCAAACTTTATATAA